A part of Aquibium oceanicum genomic DNA contains:
- the fabZ gene encoding 3-hydroxyacyl-ACP dehydratase FabZ encodes MSDAASSTLESVGIMELLRLLPHRYPFLLVDRIVEIEGNNSAVGIKNVTINEPHFQGHFPGHPVMPGVLIVEAMAQTAGAICIHESAATSPSLVYFMAIDEAKFRKPVQPGDQLRIHVRKLKQRGGVFRFACEATVEGNKVAEAQLTAMMTPKVEG; translated from the coding sequence ATGAGCGACGCAGCTTCCTCGACACTCGAGTCGGTCGGAATCATGGAGTTGCTGCGTCTGTTGCCGCATCGCTATCCGTTCCTGCTCGTCGACCGCATCGTGGAGATCGAGGGAAACAATTCGGCCGTCGGCATCAAGAACGTGACCATCAACGAACCGCATTTCCAGGGCCACTTTCCCGGTCATCCCGTCATGCCGGGCGTTCTCATCGTGGAAGCGATGGCGCAGACGGCCGGCGCGATCTGCATCCACGAGAGCGCGGCGACGAGCCCGAGCCTCGTCTATTTCATGGCGATTGACGAAGCGAAGTTCCGCAAGCCGGTACAACCGGGGGACCAGTTGAGGATCCACGTCAGGAAGTTGAAGCAAAGGGGTGGGGTGTTCCGCTTCGCCTGCGAAGCGACGGTCGAGGGCAACAAGGTCGCGGAAGCGCA
- the lpxD gene encoding UDP-3-O-(3-hydroxymyristoyl)glucosamine N-acyltransferase, translated as MAEPVFFSPARAISVGEAAAMIDGILLDPSTASRRIDGLAVAGEGGGGKLVFVDGKRNAAMMTGLSAAAVLCQPEIASLAPPGVAVITTKSPALAFARIGRELFPLATYPAAVTAETGVSEHAHVAEDALIEDGAIVEHSAVVGPRAEIGRDAVIGPGAIVGPDCRIGRQARIGANASILASLIGDRVVVHPGARIGQDGFRFIPGPAGLEKVPQIGRVIIQADVEIGANTTIDRGGLGDTVIGEGTKIDNQVQVGHNVRIGRHCAIAAHVGISGSVTLGDFVMLGGRVGISDHVAIGDRVQIAAGSGVMHDVPAGQRWAGFPAKLATDFFRETNVIKKLAADTRRKGPGT; from the coding sequence ATGGCTGAGCCCGTTTTCTTCTCGCCTGCGCGAGCGATCTCGGTGGGCGAAGCCGCCGCCATGATCGATGGTATCCTGCTGGACCCGTCGACTGCTTCCAGACGCATCGACGGTCTGGCTGTTGCTGGCGAAGGCGGCGGCGGAAAGCTGGTTTTCGTCGATGGAAAACGCAATGCCGCGATGATGACGGGACTGTCGGCGGCAGCGGTACTGTGCCAGCCCGAAATCGCCTCCCTCGCGCCGCCCGGCGTCGCGGTCATAACCACCAAATCTCCCGCGCTCGCATTCGCCCGTATCGGCCGAGAGCTGTTTCCGCTCGCGACGTATCCCGCCGCCGTCACCGCCGAGACCGGCGTCTCCGAACATGCTCACGTCGCCGAGGACGCGCTGATAGAGGATGGAGCGATCGTCGAGCATAGCGCGGTCGTCGGACCGAGAGCCGAGATCGGCCGCGATGCCGTAATCGGTCCGGGAGCGATCGTCGGTCCGGATTGCAGGATCGGACGGCAGGCGCGGATAGGAGCCAATGCGAGCATTCTCGCGTCGCTGATCGGTGATCGCGTCGTGGTTCATCCCGGCGCGCGTATCGGCCAGGACGGCTTTCGTTTCATTCCGGGTCCTGCCGGTCTCGAGAAGGTCCCGCAGATCGGGCGGGTGATCATCCAGGCCGATGTCGAGATCGGTGCAAACACGACGATCGACCGTGGAGGACTTGGCGACACGGTGATCGGCGAAGGGACCAAGATCGACAATCAGGTGCAGGTCGGCCACAATGTGAGGATCGGCAGGCACTGCGCGATAGCCGCGCATGTCGGTATCTCCGGATCGGTCACGCTCGGCGACTTCGTCATGCTGGGAGGCCGCGTGGGCATCTCCGACCACGTCGCGATCGGCGACCGCGTGCAGATCGCAGCCGGTAGCGGTGTCATGCATGACGTGCCGGCCGGACAGAGGTGGGCGGGATTCCCCGCGAAACTCGCCACCGATTTCTTTCGCGAGACGAATGTCATAAAGAAGCTCGCCGCAGACACGAGACGCAAGGGACCGGGAACATGA